Proteins from one Coffea arabica cultivar ET-39 chromosome 8c, Coffea Arabica ET-39 HiFi, whole genome shotgun sequence genomic window:
- the LOC140013411 gene encoding uncharacterized protein: MAECLTMPDHIEEAMGRGGTWDVTPSDEVKIKPREKNPENPKENPYEDVGNCEIWVGERKLLADLMSLAIKRYDVILGMDWLARYHTQLDCKMKLVELRISGKATLKLGVRGRLASSVLISGIRVRKLLSSGAKGYLTFLINTPEDKVKLENVPVVKKFLNVFPEKLETLPPEREIVFKIDVVPETAPISKTPYRMTPIELKELKLQLQDLLERCFIRESDSP, translated from the exons ATGGCGGAGTGTTTGACCATGCCTGATCACATAGAGGAGGCCATGGGTAGAGGTGGAACTTGGGATGTTACCCCTAGTGATGAGGTGAAGATAAAGCCCAGGGAGAAGAATCCCGAGAACCCCAAAGAGAATCCTTATGAGGATGTGGG aaattgtgagatttgggttGGTGAGAGGAAATTATTGGCAGATTTAATGAGTTTAGCAATTAAGCGATATGATGTGATACttgggatggattggttagctcgATACCATACTCAATTGGATTGTAAGATGAAATTAGTAGAATTACGCATCTCGGGGAAAGCAACTTTGAAGTTAGGTGTGAGGGGTAGACTAGCATCGTCTGTTCTAATTTCAGGGATTCGAGTTAGAAAATTGTTGAGTAGTGGGGCTAAAGGATATCTAACTTTTCTTATAAACACACCTGAGGACAAGGTGAAGTTAGAAAATGTGCCAGTAGTGAAGAAATTTCTCAATGTCTTTCCTGAGAAATTAGAAACGTTGCCTCCAGAGAGAGAAATAGTGTTTAAAATTGATGTAGTTCCGGAGACGGCACCTATCTCTAAAACGCCTTACAGGATGACTCCAAttgaattaaaagaattgaaattgcAGTTGCAAGATTTATTAGAAAGATGCTTTATTAGAGAAAGTGATTCACCGTGA